The sequence GAGGTGAGgggcattttgtttttgttgagtcCCCATTTGCATAGTGGGGAAAATGAAGTTGGAATATTTTTTGTTAAGCACAAGAAATGCTCAGATTCCAGGAAAGAGGTCAAGGTGAAGGTGAGGGCTTTAGGATCCTCACTTTCTGGCCCTCTCACTAATATTTTAGTTAGATCCCATGAAAACCAGGAGGGGAAGATTGCAGGACTTTGGGAAATAATGCAAGACAGGAAGTGGGTTATCATCACCAGCATTCAGATGAGCTCTTGCTGCTTTAGTAAACAGTAAAAGTGGCACAATTTTGAGTGACAGCTTAGAAACCGAGGAAACTTGATTCAATTATTAAAAGACTGAGTGGGGGAAGGAAaacatggaaaggaaagaaaacaagattgCTCCACTTAAACCTGGATTATTCAACTCCTGATTGTCTCCACACCAAAGAAAAGGCCCTGAAGCAAGCACATTCCAAAAACAAAGTCTTACCTGGCTATATGGACCCGCGTCTTCTGAATACAGCCTTGCACATGTACTTTGCAcaatatatacagacacacacaatcacacactcAGCCAAACACACAGTATTCCCATTCATAGAATGGAACAGTTTTACATATACCATCTCATGAAATCCCCCCACCCAGATATTTCTCTGTCCCTGACCCTTCAGCCACCACCCAAATTAAATCCCTTCTAGATCTGTTTGGGTTCAAGATGGATGGTGAAAACTTGGGGAAGAAGATAGCACAGAAGAGAAAGTAGGGAATACatggagaaaaggaggaggagacagaaggaCACAGGGTGTttcattcaataccacagtaacaGCCACAGTTGGCACAGCTGTGGAAAATCAGGCATCCTGATCCAGGGTTCCTTCCCCCAgatcacactggaagacctcgccctttctcttctctttcgcTCTGTCTCTGGGTTTGGACAGCTGGTGCAAGCGATTACAAGGAATATTGCCATTTAAGGTTAGGGATACACATGGGCTATCTCCAGAGGATCCAATCAGTTTCACACTCTCTGTCCCAACTAGCAATCAGAACATCGTCACATCTGTTGTCTTAGAAACCAGGGTGTGCCAGGTAGCTTTGTCTCTCTCCACTCTCTTCTactctctcctctgtccatttctgATTCTTACTCTCCTTTTCATCCTTATCTCCTCTCCATCTAGTATCTCTCcttgttgaatttttaaatttaatctccCCTCTTTCTCAGATTCTCAATTACTGGCTAGCTAGTGGCTAAGAGAGAAATAAGAAGGCACATGTAAGAGAGAGGAGATCAGGGGATACAGAGAGTGTGAGTAGTGGACAGTGATGGGGAGGAGATGTGTAGGAGGTCAGTACTATCATTAGACCAACCTTCGTCTCTCTATTTGTTTACAGTGAAGAGAGTCTATTATTCTGGTGATGATTAAAATTCACTTCTCGTCCCCTCTTTTTTTCCcatgtaattttgatttttatgagAGACTATACTTTGTCTGCAATTGTCTCTCAGTAACTATATCAGATCACCCATTATGGCCAAATCCCCTGACATCTACCTTTGACAAATTCTGCATGATTTCACCTGTTTTCTAGCAGCATCCGTACAGGACACCTAAGGCAAGCACAGGATCCCAGTACTAACATTACTCAGGCAGTGTTGTGGCTGTAACAGTGTGCAAGAGACCCAGCCCCTCAACATGTGCTTCACTTTTCCTGATCTGaacccattttttttaaattttttaaaaaaatttttggtggggccacacagcacatgggatcttagttcccttatcagagatcaaacctgtacctcttacattggaagcatggagtcttaaccactgggctgccagggaagtcccctcaaccCAGATATTGAGCCTTATCTGTGAGTAATCATAGGCTCAATGGATGGAAAAATCCATTGATGATTTCCTTgctctcccttctcttcccttcagTCCTGATCTTCCCATCATGAAAAGTAACCACATCTGATTCATTTGACCATGACATTACCCTtatatatatattgtcacccaggcAGATGACTCAGAGTAAGTAGGTGGATAAAGGCAGAGTATAGGCAGAAGATGATTCAcaggcaggaaaagaaagaaactataagAGTTTCTAGCTGCTCATCTTCACCATGAAGAGGGTTCTACACCCATTCCACTCACCCTTCAACCTCTAAGATAGACATTATCAAATCAGACATTAGAGGAAAGGGCTCCTTTGAATGAATCCTGATTATGATAACTTCACCTCTTGCCTTGCATCATTTCCCAGCACTCTATAATCTTCTCACACTGGATATTTTTCATGATATCTAACTCAAATATTTCCTGCTGCCATTTCTGTTTCAGTCATAGCATAAGGATGCATCCCAAATGCTTCATCTTTCAGCACTTCCTAGAGTTCAgatcaagaaaataatttctctaCCCACCCTACCTTGACTTAGCCATGAAATTCACAAACCACAGCCAGCAGAATCCAACCTCCTTCCTGCTCATGGGAATTCCTGGCCTGGAGGCCTCCCACTTTTGGCTTGCATTTCCATTCTGCTCCATGTACACCCTGGCAGTACTCGGCAACACGGCAGTGCTGTTGGTGGTGTTCTCGGAGCCTGAGCTGCACCAGCCCATGTACCTGTTCCTATGCATGCTGTCCATCATCGATCTGGTGCTCTGCACCTCCACTGTGCCCAAGCTCCTTGCACTCTTTTGGGCAAATGCTGCTGAGATTGCCTTTGGGGCCTGTGCCACCCAGATGTTCTTCATCCATGGCTTCTCAGCTGTAGAATCTGGCATCTTGCTAGCAATGGCCTTTGACCGCTACTTGGCCATCTGCCGGCCCCTGCATTATGGGTCACTGCTGCCCCTGGAGGCTGTGGGCAAGATGGGGGCTGCTGCTGTGTTTCGTGGCTTGGGACTCATGACCCCACTCACCTGCTTACTGGCAAGACTGAGCTACTGTGGCCGAGTGGTGGCCCACTCCTACTGTGAGCACATGGCTGTGGTGAAGCTGGCATGTGGGGGCACACAGCCAAACAACATCTATGGCATCACCGCTGCCACATTGGTGGTGGGTACTGACTCCATCTGCATTGCTATATCCTATGCACTCATCCTCCGGGCTGTGCTAGGCCTCGCCTCCAAGGAAGCAAGGGCTAAGACCTTTGGCACTTGTGGCTCCCACCTGGGCGTCATCCTTCTGTTCTATACACCGGGACTCTTCTCGTTCTACACTCAGCGCTTTGGCCAGCATGTGCCCCGGCACATCCACATCCTCTTGGCTGACCTCTACCTTGTCATGCCACCCATGCTCAATCCCCTCATCTATGGCATGAAGACCAAGCAGATCCGGGATGGGGCCCTCCAACTGCTGAAGCAGAGTGTTGTCCAGTCATAAAGTCTTCAACCCCACCCGGAGACCCTATCCTATTCTTCCCTTAGCCTTTGGGTAATGTCTTAAGAGATCAGTGGTTCCCAGCATGATGGAGAGACAGAAACCTACATTCAAAGATATCCTTCCTTTGATAAGGAGGCACAGCACAGGCAGGATGGGAGAAGAACCATCAGGTGTTTCCCACTTGTGATGTGGTTGTGGTTACAATGC comes from Dama dama isolate Ldn47 chromosome 1, ASM3311817v1, whole genome shotgun sequence and encodes:
- the LOC133054479 gene encoding olfactory receptor 52P1-like, giving the protein MKFTNHSQQNPTSFLLMGIPGLEASHFWLAFPFCSMYTLAVLGNTAVLLVVFSEPELHQPMYLFLCMLSIIDLVLCTSTVPKLLALFWANAAEIAFGACATQMFFIHGFSAVESGILLAMAFDRYLAICRPLHYGSLLPLEAVGKMGAAAVFRGLGLMTPLTCLLARLSYCGRVVAHSYCEHMAVVKLACGGTQPNNIYGITAATLVVGTDSICIAISYALILRAVLGLASKEARAKTFGTCGSHLGVILLFYTPGLFSFYTQRFGQHVPRHIHILLADLYLVMPPMLNPLIYGMKTKQIRDGALQLLKQSVVQS